The Bombus fervidus isolate BK054 chromosome 3, iyBomFerv1, whole genome shotgun sequence genome includes a window with the following:
- the LOC139985555 gene encoding solute carrier family 12 member 8 isoform X1 — protein sequence MESNERNQLSNGDTTNNRDIDWSRYGLHNNVESQRNNEAQRHNREYEELGPEMYQTGANELFAQEYSADPWWKSNFFISQPVLFGTWDGVFTSCLINIFGVIVFLRSGWIVGQAGVLNAVLIILCTVCIALVTVLSAVGICERCRVESGGVYFLLSHVLGSRFGGSIGLLYCFGQAVGCALNVLGFGESMAGLVGLESTWAERGFACTAVILLSVINIAGVKWVIKLQFILLLILLLAGVDFMVGSFTHVNVEAGFEGWLSGNLKNNTFTNYQDGYNWFTVFGVFFPTVTGVLAGINMSGDLKHPSTDIPNGTLAAVGTGTFLYLCFSLFLAATCTRKALLTNFMIASTVSAISVLLLAGLYVSSFSSCLGAMYGTPRVLQSIASQNVIPGISCLQRGKGPNKVPVYAMLVVAIVTLTFIITGQINTLAPIVTMPFLLTYACLDYAYFALAQTFDIQLSREQRFRTQSPTFDHDYDSASRNNSITDIDNDLDNLFPERIRHKNLIRNPSLSENNMYIDSSPSIDENASSTDNSERKIHIHNKLGNWYSPLCNRWFSLLGCLIKLFIMFLVHWGYAIANIVVVFLVWSYIGHANPAVKPGVSSEFKLLKWLKTSLLRIMGRKVYDYEQIVVTPVHPGVETCSAQLNEENEDFAGRRRYHQTATVTGQYVNVD from the exons atggagtcaaacgaaagaaatcaATTGTCAAATGGAGATACCACAAATAATAGGGATATCGATTGGTCTAGATATGGATTGCATAATAATGTAGAGTCTCAAAGAAATAATGAAGCACAAAGACATAATAGAGAATATGAAGAACTTGGTCCTGAAATGTATCAAACCGGAGCAAATGAATTGTTTGCGCAAGAATAT AGTGCTGATCCTTGGTGGAAATCaaactttttcatttctcaACCTGTATTATTTGGAACTTGGGATGGAGTTTTTACGTCTTgtctaattaatatttttggagTTATTGTCTTTTTGAGATCTGGGTGGATAGTAGGCCAAGCTGGTGTTCTTAATgctgttttaataattttgtgtaCAG TATGTATCGCATTAGTGACTGTATTATCTGCTGTGGGAATATGTGAAAGATGTCGTGTAGAGAGTGGTGGAGTTTACTTTTTACTATCACATGTGTTAGGATCAAGATTTGGTGGATCTATTGGATTACTATATTGTTTTGGACAG GCGGTGGGCTGTGCTCTAAATGTTCTAGGGTTTGGAGAATCTATGGCTGGTCTTGTGGGTTTAGAATCTACATGGGCAGAACGTGGTTTTGCTTGTACTGCTGTTATCTTGTTATCTGTTATTAATATTGCTGGTGTCAAGTGGGTCATAAAACTCcaatttattctattattaattctattgCTTGCTGGTGTAGACTTTATGGTTGGAAGTTTTACTCATGTGAATGTTG agGCAGGTTTTGAAGGATGGTTAtcaggaaatttaaaaaataatacttttacCAACTATCAAGATGGATATAATTGGTTTACAGTTTTTGGTGTATTCTTTCCCACAGTAACTGGCGTTTTAGCTGGTATTAATATGAGTGGAGATTTAAAACATCCATCTACTGATATTCCTAATGGAACATTGGCAGCTGTAGGGACTGG AACCTTTTTGTATTTATGTTTCTCATTATTTCTCGCGGCAACTTGTACTCGAAAGGCACTACTTACGAACTTTATGATTGCATCAACAGTATCAGCGATTTCAGTATTGCTATTGGCAGGTCTTTATGTGTCATCATTTAGCAGTTGTTTGGGTGCAATGTATGGTACACCTCGAGTTCTTCAATCTATCGCTAGTCAAAACGTAATACCAGGAATCAGTTGTTTGCAAAGAGGG aAAGGACCAAACAAGGTACCCGTGTATGCAATGTTAGTCGTTGCCATCGTCACATTGACTTTCATTATTACCGGTCAAATTAACACACTTGCGCCAATTGTTACTATGCCTTTTCTCTTGACATATGCGTGCTTGGATTATGCATATTTCGCCCTTGCACAAACATTCGATATTCAACTGTCTCGTGAACAAAGATTTCGAACACAGTCTCCGACGTTTGATCACGATTATGACTCTGCAAgtagaaataattcaataaccGATATCGATAATGATCTCGATAACTTATTTCCTGAACGAATACGACATAAAAATCTTATC aGAAATCCTAGCCTTTCtgaaaataatatgtatatagattcTTCTCCAAGTATCGATGAAAATGCTAGCAGTACGGATAATTCAGAACGAAAAATTCATATCCATAATAAACTGGGAAATTGGTATAGTCCTTTGTGTAATAGATGGTTTTCATTATTAGGG TgtcttataaaattattcatcaTGTTTCTTGTTCATTGGGGTTATGCTATTGCCAATATTGTTGTCGTTTTCCTTGTTTGGAGTTATATTGGTCATGCTAATCCTGCAGTTAAACCAGGTGTTTCATCCGAATTTAAATTGCTTAAATGGCTGAAAACGTCGCTATTGAGAATAATGGG AAGAAAAGTTTATGATTACGAACAAATTGTGGTTACACCTGTGCATCCTGGTGTAGAAACTTGTTCGGCTCAATTAAACGAGGAAAATGAAGACTTTGCTGGAAGAAGAAGATACCATCAAACAGCCACAGTCACAGGGCAATATGTCAATGTTGACTAG
- the Pef gene encoding penta-EF-hand domain containing protein peflin isoform X2, with protein sequence MFGATNPETQVSSEVQQWFAAVDRDSSGRITAVELQSALANGQGGTFSDTACQLMIGMFDKEKNGSIDLYEFQALYNYINAWLSVFRSFDQDNSGSIQESELSAALTRMGYRLSPEFISFLIKKSDPKGHSSITVDQFIVLCVQIQRFTDAFRVRDTEQAGIIKIGFEDFLCVALDCTV encoded by the exons ATGTTTGGAGCAACAAATCCTGAAACACAAGTAAGTTCAGAAGTACAGCAGTGGTTTGCTGCTGTTGATAGAGATAGCAGTGGCAGAATCACGGCTGTAGAATTACAATCTGCTTTAGCAAATGGACAAGGGGGTACATTTTCAGATACTGCTTGTCAACTTATGATAG GAATGtttgataaagaaaagaatggtTCAATAGATTTGTATGAATTTCAAGctctttataattatattaatgcaTGGTTAAGTGTTTTTCGTAGTTTTGATCAGGATAATTCTGGAAGTATACAAGAAAGTGAATTAAGTGCAGCATTAACACGAATGGGATATAGATTAAGTCCAGAGTTTATATCATTTCTTATAAAGAAAAGTGATCCTAAGGGTCATTCTAGTATCACAGTTGAtcaatttattgtattatgtgtacaaattcaaagatttacag ATGCTTTCCGAGTAAGAGATACTGAGCAAGCAGGGATAATCAAGATTGGATTTGAAGATTTCCTATGTGTTGCACTTGATTGTACTGTATAA
- the LOC139985569 gene encoding E3 ubiquitin-protein ligase TRIM45 isoform X1, whose translation MVSMDFINCSKYRSIKSCCSEKSSMDDENKNNEFRNKDCIFLERKNKIEDGHSTVNVEPLRFVKNIRMKDQINGDIQEESFSSFNMQEDKDFRCPRCGQSMQEPRLLPCLHPICSTCISELMSKPFYNFTKSIKTQNNQSESNQNNYYEICPLCDVQLPNANSTVPPPHYPLQYRLIMSAIRSKFTNKILCDICPDEVVAAVQCSTCLRNFCLDCGMKHQQQITLELKPLKHSIRPLMEATKVRRTALCQQHPTHALRFYCIACQQVTCKECMWSSQHRGHASENAAGVAKRVILYLTKILQRAKMLLNMLLTQYDRDAFLNSSFEEINDTCISVDYRYVKLIIF comes from the exons ATGGTGTCTATGGATTTTATCAACTGTTCGAAATATCGATCTATAAAGAGTTGCTGCAGTGAAAAGTCATCGATGGACGATGAAAATAAGAACAATGAATTTCGTAATAAAGATTGTATATTCCTTgaacgaaaaaataaaatcgaagaTGGACATTCCACTGTTAACGTGGAGCCATTacgtttcgttaaaaatatacg TATGAAAGACCAAATAAATGGAGATATACAAGAGGAAAGTTTCTCTTCCTTTAATATGCAGGAAGATAAAGATTTTCGATGTCCTAGATGTGGTCAAAGTATGCAAGAACCTAGATTACTTCCTTGCTTGCATCCTATATGTTCAACATGTATTTCAGAATTAATGAGTAAAC CattctataattttacaaaaagtattaaaactcAAAATAATCAATCGGAAAGCAaccaaaataattattacgaaatttGTCCTCTATGTGATGTTCAATTACCAAATGCTAATTCAACAGTTCCACCTCCGCATTATCCTCTTCAGTATCGTCTGATAATGAGTGCTATCCGCTCTAAATTTACAAACAAAATACTTTGTGATATTTGCCCAGATGAAGTTGTT gcaGCTGTTCAGTGTTCCACGTGTCTCCGCAATTTTTGCTTAGACTGTGGTATGAAACATCAACAACAAATCACATTGGAATTAAAACCATTAAAACATTCGATAAGACCGCTAATGGAAGCTACAAAAGTACGACGTACTGCACTTTGCCAGCAACATCCTACACATGCTTTGCGTTTTTATTGTATTGCTTGTCAACAG gTAACCTGTAAAGAATGTATGTGGAGTAGTCAACACAGAGGTCATGCAAGTGAAAATGCTGCTGGAGTTGCAAAAcgagttattttatatttaacgaaaattttgcaaagAGCAAAAATGCTTTTAAACATGCTCCTAACGCAGTACGATCGAGATGCATTTTTAAATAGCTCTTTTGAGGAAATAAATGATACCTGCATTTCAGTTGATTATAGGTATGTTAAactgataattttttaa
- the Spf30 gene encoding splicing factor 30, whose protein sequence is MDDLQNYKLQLQQVEAALTTDPTNEELLKLKIDLEEVIELTHDLIKSQQQEKRQANGMDAKDPILLAVLANKWKVGDQCMAPWSEDGKYYEATIDAISEDGVVNITFNEYKNTDVTMLSQLKSVAKRPASDWADQKSKKMQAAAVAGSDPNKQREYLKKKKQRKLQRFKELEEEREMEKNKWLAFTNKSSKKGVIKKSIFATPENVNGRVGIGTCGVSGREMTKFSNGEKWRRGA, encoded by the exons ATGGatgatttacaaaattataagttACAGCTTCAACAG GTGGAAGCAGCGCTTACTACGGACCCTACTAATGAAGAACtcctgaaattgaaaattgatctTGAGGAAGTAATAGAGCTGACAcatgatttaattaaatcacaACAGCAGGAAAAAAGGCAAGCCAATGGCATGGATGCTAAAGATCCTATTTTACTTGCAGTTTTGGCCAATAAGTGGAAGGTTGGTGATCAATGCATGGCACCCTGGAGCGAGGATGGCAA ataCTATGAGGCAACCATAGATGCAATAAGTGAAGATGGTGTTGTcaatataacatttaacgaatataaaaaCACAGATGTCACAATGCTTAGTCAATTAAAATCTGTAGCTAAAAGGCCAGCGTCAGATTGGGCAGATCAAAAGTCAAA AAAAATGCAAGCTGCTGCAGTAGCAGGTTCAGATCCTAACAAACAGAGagaatatctaaaaaaaaagaaacagaggaaACTTCAGCGATTTAAGGAACTCGAAGAAGAGCGCGAAATGGAGAAAAACAAATGGCTAGCATTTACAAATAAA TCTTCTAAGAAAGGTGTGattaaaaaaagtatatttgCAACGCCAGAAAATGTAAATGGTCGAGTTGGAATCGGCACGTGTGGAGTAAGCGGTCGAGAAATGACTAAGTTCAGTAATGGTGAAAAATGGAGAAGAGGAGCATGA
- the LOC139985555 gene encoding solute carrier family 12 member 8 isoform X2 has translation MESNERNQLSNGDTTNNRDIDWSRYGLHNNVESQRNNEAQRHNREYEELGPEMYQTGANELFAQEYSADPWWKSNFFISQPVLFGTWDGVFTSCLINIFGVIVFLRSGWIVGQAGVLNAVLIILCTEAGFEGWLSGNLKNNTFTNYQDGYNWFTVFGVFFPTVTGVLAGINMSGDLKHPSTDIPNGTLAAVGTGTFLYLCFSLFLAATCTRKALLTNFMIASTVSAISVLLLAGLYVSSFSSCLGAMYGTPRVLQSIASQNVIPGISCLQRGKGPNKVPVYAMLVVAIVTLTFIITGQINTLAPIVTMPFLLTYACLDYAYFALAQTFDIQLSREQRFRTQSPTFDHDYDSASRNNSITDIDNDLDNLFPERIRHKNLIRNPSLSENNMYIDSSPSIDENASSTDNSERKIHIHNKLGNWYSPLCNRWFSLLGCLIKLFIMFLVHWGYAIANIVVVFLVWSYIGHANPAVKPGVSSEFKLLKWLKTSLLRIMGRKVYDYEQIVVTPVHPGVETCSAQLNEENEDFAGRRRYHQTATVTGQYVNVD, from the exons atggagtcaaacgaaagaaatcaATTGTCAAATGGAGATACCACAAATAATAGGGATATCGATTGGTCTAGATATGGATTGCATAATAATGTAGAGTCTCAAAGAAATAATGAAGCACAAAGACATAATAGAGAATATGAAGAACTTGGTCCTGAAATGTATCAAACCGGAGCAAATGAATTGTTTGCGCAAGAATAT AGTGCTGATCCTTGGTGGAAATCaaactttttcatttctcaACCTGTATTATTTGGAACTTGGGATGGAGTTTTTACGTCTTgtctaattaatatttttggagTTATTGTCTTTTTGAGATCTGGGTGGATAGTAGGCCAAGCTGGTGTTCTTAATgctgttttaataattttgtgtaCAG agGCAGGTTTTGAAGGATGGTTAtcaggaaatttaaaaaataatacttttacCAACTATCAAGATGGATATAATTGGTTTACAGTTTTTGGTGTATTCTTTCCCACAGTAACTGGCGTTTTAGCTGGTATTAATATGAGTGGAGATTTAAAACATCCATCTACTGATATTCCTAATGGAACATTGGCAGCTGTAGGGACTGG AACCTTTTTGTATTTATGTTTCTCATTATTTCTCGCGGCAACTTGTACTCGAAAGGCACTACTTACGAACTTTATGATTGCATCAACAGTATCAGCGATTTCAGTATTGCTATTGGCAGGTCTTTATGTGTCATCATTTAGCAGTTGTTTGGGTGCAATGTATGGTACACCTCGAGTTCTTCAATCTATCGCTAGTCAAAACGTAATACCAGGAATCAGTTGTTTGCAAAGAGGG aAAGGACCAAACAAGGTACCCGTGTATGCAATGTTAGTCGTTGCCATCGTCACATTGACTTTCATTATTACCGGTCAAATTAACACACTTGCGCCAATTGTTACTATGCCTTTTCTCTTGACATATGCGTGCTTGGATTATGCATATTTCGCCCTTGCACAAACATTCGATATTCAACTGTCTCGTGAACAAAGATTTCGAACACAGTCTCCGACGTTTGATCACGATTATGACTCTGCAAgtagaaataattcaataaccGATATCGATAATGATCTCGATAACTTATTTCCTGAACGAATACGACATAAAAATCTTATC aGAAATCCTAGCCTTTCtgaaaataatatgtatatagattcTTCTCCAAGTATCGATGAAAATGCTAGCAGTACGGATAATTCAGAACGAAAAATTCATATCCATAATAAACTGGGAAATTGGTATAGTCCTTTGTGTAATAGATGGTTTTCATTATTAGGG TgtcttataaaattattcatcaTGTTTCTTGTTCATTGGGGTTATGCTATTGCCAATATTGTTGTCGTTTTCCTTGTTTGGAGTTATATTGGTCATGCTAATCCTGCAGTTAAACCAGGTGTTTCATCCGAATTTAAATTGCTTAAATGGCTGAAAACGTCGCTATTGAGAATAATGGG AAGAAAAGTTTATGATTACGAACAAATTGTGGTTACACCTGTGCATCCTGGTGTAGAAACTTGTTCGGCTCAATTAAACGAGGAAAATGAAGACTTTGCTGGAAGAAGAAGATACCATCAAACAGCCACAGTCACAGGGCAATATGTCAATGTTGACTAG
- the LOC139985569 gene encoding E3 ubiquitin-protein ligase TRIM45 isoform X2, which produces MVSMDFINCSKYRSIKSCCSEKSSMDDENKNNEFRNKDCIFLERKNKIEDGHSTVNVEPLRFVKNIRMKDQINGDIQEESFSSFNMQEDKDFRCPRCGQSMQEPRLLPCLHPICSTCISELMSKPFYNFTKSIKTQNNQSESNQNNYYEICPLCDVQLPNANSTVPPPHYPLQYRLIMSAIRSKFTNKILCDICPDEVVAAVQCSTCLRNFCLDCGMKHQQQITLELKPLKHSIRPLMEATKVTCKECMWSSQHRGHASENAAGVAKRVILYLTKILQRAKMLLNMLLTQYDRDAFLNSSFEEINDTCISVDYRYVKLIIF; this is translated from the exons ATGGTGTCTATGGATTTTATCAACTGTTCGAAATATCGATCTATAAAGAGTTGCTGCAGTGAAAAGTCATCGATGGACGATGAAAATAAGAACAATGAATTTCGTAATAAAGATTGTATATTCCTTgaacgaaaaaataaaatcgaagaTGGACATTCCACTGTTAACGTGGAGCCATTacgtttcgttaaaaatatacg TATGAAAGACCAAATAAATGGAGATATACAAGAGGAAAGTTTCTCTTCCTTTAATATGCAGGAAGATAAAGATTTTCGATGTCCTAGATGTGGTCAAAGTATGCAAGAACCTAGATTACTTCCTTGCTTGCATCCTATATGTTCAACATGTATTTCAGAATTAATGAGTAAAC CattctataattttacaaaaagtattaaaactcAAAATAATCAATCGGAAAGCAaccaaaataattattacgaaatttGTCCTCTATGTGATGTTCAATTACCAAATGCTAATTCAACAGTTCCACCTCCGCATTATCCTCTTCAGTATCGTCTGATAATGAGTGCTATCCGCTCTAAATTTACAAACAAAATACTTTGTGATATTTGCCCAGATGAAGTTGTT gcaGCTGTTCAGTGTTCCACGTGTCTCCGCAATTTTTGCTTAGACTGTGGTATGAAACATCAACAACAAATCACATTGGAATTAAAACCATTAAAACATTCGATAAGACCGCTAATGGAAGCTACAAAA gTAACCTGTAAAGAATGTATGTGGAGTAGTCAACACAGAGGTCATGCAAGTGAAAATGCTGCTGGAGTTGCAAAAcgagttattttatatttaacgaaaattttgcaaagAGCAAAAATGCTTTTAAACATGCTCCTAACGCAGTACGATCGAGATGCATTTTTAAATAGCTCTTTTGAGGAAATAAATGATACCTGCATTTCAGTTGATTATAGGTATGTTAAactgataattttttaa
- the Pef gene encoding penta-EF-hand domain containing protein peflin isoform X1 yields the protein MAYPNSMFGATNPETQVSSEVQQWFAAVDRDSSGRITAVELQSALANGQGGTFSDTACQLMIGMFDKEKNGSIDLYEFQALYNYINAWLSVFRSFDQDNSGSIQESELSAALTRMGYRLSPEFISFLIKKSDPKGHSSITVDQFIVLCVQIQRFTDAFRVRDTEQAGIIKIGFEDFLCVALDCTV from the exons ATGGCCTATCCG aaTTCAATGTTTGGAGCAACAAATCCTGAAACACAAGTAAGTTCAGAAGTACAGCAGTGGTTTGCTGCTGTTGATAGAGATAGCAGTGGCAGAATCACGGCTGTAGAATTACAATCTGCTTTAGCAAATGGACAAGGGGGTACATTTTCAGATACTGCTTGTCAACTTATGATAG GAATGtttgataaagaaaagaatggtTCAATAGATTTGTATGAATTTCAAGctctttataattatattaatgcaTGGTTAAGTGTTTTTCGTAGTTTTGATCAGGATAATTCTGGAAGTATACAAGAAAGTGAATTAAGTGCAGCATTAACACGAATGGGATATAGATTAAGTCCAGAGTTTATATCATTTCTTATAAAGAAAAGTGATCCTAAGGGTCATTCTAGTATCACAGTTGAtcaatttattgtattatgtgtacaaattcaaagatttacag ATGCTTTCCGAGTAAGAGATACTGAGCAAGCAGGGATAATCAAGATTGGATTTGAAGATTTCCTATGTGTTGCACTTGATTGTACTGTATAA
- the LOC139985399 gene encoding uncharacterized protein, which yields MAAKICFNEALYDESKLKNCDTTSHSKQAQERIQEFNRLKRARQLLDAISLTNELLADGSNVEILSLANTIIKRFKVLGVSNISLENSSQNTRTSIFKPLHTGIYHCCTFCSSGGKKEATCGCGGIIPGGYKGCGHGHIGHPGVYHWSCCGSILRYGCCLSFQKSIHQLLF from the exons ATGGCAGCTAAAAT ATGTTTCAATGAGGCTTTGTATGATGAATCAAAACTCAAGAATTGTGATACAACATCACATTCTAAACAGGCACAGGAAAGAATCCAAGAATTCAATAGATTAAAACGAGCCAGACAACTTCTTGATGCTATTTCTCTTACAAATGAATTACTTGCAGATGGTTCAAATGTAGAAATATTGAGTCTTgctaatacaataataaaaagatttaaagTCTTGGGTGTATCTAACATATCATTAG aAAATTCCAGTCAAAATACAAGGACGTCTATATTCAAACCTCTTCATACTGGTATTTATCACTGTTGTACGTTCTGTTCAAGTGGGGGTAAGAAAGAAGCCACTTGTGGCTGTGGAGGAATTATACCtg GTGGATATAAAGGTTGTGGCCATGGTCATATTGGACATCCTGGGGTATATCATTGGTCTTGCTGTGGATCAATCTTACGTTATGGATGTTGCCTCTCTTTTCAAAAAAGTATACATCAGCTGCTGTTTTAA